A DNA window from Daucus carota subsp. sativus chromosome 3, DH1 v3.0, whole genome shotgun sequence contains the following coding sequences:
- the LOC108213596 gene encoding CEN-like protein 4 — protein sequence MARMSTSSDPLVIGRVVGDVVDYLPPSNVKISVTYSSNKHVYNGHELFPSAVTTKPKVHVLGGDLRSFFTLIMTDPDVPGPSDPYLKEHLHWIVTDIPGTTNSTFGTEVVGYEMPRPNIGIHRFVFLLFKQTSRQTEMSIPMIRDGFSTRRFAEENELGSPVAVLYFNCQRETAARRR from the exons ATGGCAAGAATGTCAACATCAAGCGATCCTCTTGTGATTGGGAGGGTTGTGGGAGATGTTGTAGATTATTTGCCTCCAAGCAATGTGAAAATAAGTGTGACTTACAGCTCCAACAAGCATGTCTATAATGGCCATGAACTCTTTCCTTCTGCAGTTACCACCAAACCTAAGGTCCACGTTCTTGGTGGTGATTTGCGATCCTTTTTCACACTG ATTATGACTGACCCGGATGTTCCTGGTCCTAGTGATCCATACCTCAAAGAACACCTGCACtg GATAGTGACAGACATCCCGGGTACTACAAATTCAACATTCGGAACCGAGGTGGTGGGATACGAGATGCCAAGGCCGAATATAGGCATACACAGGTTCGTGTTTCTGCTTTTCAAGCAAACAAGCAGGCAGACGGAGATGAGCATTCCGATGATAAGGGACGGTTTCAGCACTCGGAGGTTCGCAGAAGAAAATGAGCTTGGCTCGCCTGTTGCTGTTCTCTACTTCAATTGTCAGAGGGAGACTGCTGCAAGGAGGCGTTAA